The stretch of DNA GCCGCCACGGTCGCGGCGATACCAAAGCCGCCCCACAGCGCGTAAGCCACGGATAATTCGATGCCTTTAACCGCCTGTGCCAGGGCACTGAATGCTGCCAGAACCGCCAGCAGAGACAGGACGCCGTACAGCGGGCGACGGAAACCGTCCGAATGTTTTAATAATATATTGGCGGCGATTTCCAGAACGATTGCCAGCAGCAGCCACAGAGCGTGAACCCACTCAAACGACGGCATGATGATCCCCCTTCTCTGACGTCACCGGACGAGATTTTTTCGCTCGCGTACCCGATTTAATCAGCGCAATACCGACAACCAGCGTGGTCAGGCCGAGTATTTTCAGCGGCGAAATGGACTCATCAAACAGCAGAACGCTGAATAAGGTAATAAACAGAATACCAATCCCTTCCCACATGGCATAGGCCACGCCAAGGGCGATTTTTTTCACCGAAAACGACAGTAAAATATAAGAAAGCGCGATCATGACCAGCATGAAAATATAACCTGTGTTATTTTCGCTGACGCTTGACCATTTCATGGATAAGGTGCCGGTAATTTCGGCGACGATAGCTAATCCCAGTAAAATCCAGTAAATCATGATTTCTCTCCTGACAGAGAAAATAGTGCTGCACAAAGCCTGCAAGACACGT from Cedecea neteri encodes:
- the mdtI gene encoding multidrug/spermidine efflux SMR transporter subunit MdtI; this encodes MPSFEWVHALWLLLAIVLEIAANILLKHSDGFRRPLYGVLSLLAVLAAFSALAQAVKGIELSVAYALWGGFGIAATVAAGWILFGQRLNRKGWVGLALLLVGMIIIKIA
- the mdtJ gene encoding multidrug/spermidine efflux SMR transporter subunit MdtJ; protein product: MMIYWILLGLAIVAEITGTLSMKWSSVSENNTGYIFMLVMIALSYILLSFSVKKIALGVAYAMWEGIGILFITLFSVLLFDESISPLKILGLTTLVVGIALIKSGTRAKKSRPVTSEKGDHHAVV